In the genome of Bryobacteraceae bacterium, one region contains:
- a CDS encoding peptidylprolyl isomerase, whose product MKHLRILMSLVLCALALGQSPAPKPAVKKAAATVKAPASAKPKPAARAAKPATAKPAAAAKSVKPAPPAVPPVISIGEKKVSKEEFESYLKALPPQVQARFQTPEQKKQFAKDLSELLVLAQEAEKRGVAARPQIQAQLDIQRSQLLANTLMQDLMTATPVDDAAMRDYFEKNKGQYEQVAGRHILIRFKGSPVPVRDGQQDLTEEEALAKATEVRGRIAGGEDFAEVAKKESDDAGSGANGGSLGTFGHGQMVPEFENAAFALPVGEVSQPVKSQFGYHIIQVQEQKHQTFEDAKGAIEQRLKPERARELADEIKKSVPVQIDESYFATQN is encoded by the coding sequence ATGAAACACCTCCGCATCCTGATGTCACTGGTTCTGTGCGCCTTGGCGCTCGGCCAGTCGCCCGCCCCCAAGCCCGCGGTCAAGAAGGCGGCCGCCACCGTGAAGGCCCCGGCCTCGGCGAAACCGAAGCCCGCCGCCCGCGCCGCGAAACCCGCGACCGCAAAACCAGCCGCCGCGGCGAAGTCGGTAAAGCCCGCCCCGCCTGCCGTCCCGCCCGTCATTTCCATTGGAGAGAAGAAGGTTTCAAAGGAAGAGTTCGAGAGCTACTTGAAGGCCCTGCCGCCCCAGGTGCAGGCCCGCTTCCAGACGCCCGAGCAGAAGAAACAATTCGCCAAGGACCTTTCCGAGCTGCTCGTGCTGGCGCAGGAAGCGGAAAAGCGCGGTGTCGCCGCTCGCCCGCAGATCCAGGCCCAGCTCGACATTCAGCGCTCCCAGCTCCTGGCGAATACCCTGATGCAGGACCTGATGACCGCCACGCCGGTGGACGACGCCGCAATGCGCGACTACTTTGAAAAGAACAAGGGCCAGTATGAACAGGTTGCCGGCCGGCACATCCTCATTCGCTTCAAAGGGTCTCCCGTGCCGGTGCGAGATGGCCAGCAGGATCTCACCGAGGAGGAAGCGCTCGCGAAGGCCACCGAGGTCCGCGGCCGAATCGCCGGCGGTGAAGACTTCGCCGAAGTGGCGAAAAAGGAATCCGACGACGCCGGCTCCGGAGCCAATGGCGGTTCGCTTGGCACGTTCGGCCACGGCCAGATGGTCCCTGAGTTCGAGAATGCCGCGTTCGCTCTGCCTGTCGGCGAGGTCAGCCAGCCCGTCAAGTCTCAATTCGGCTATCACATCATCCAGGTTCAGGAGCAGAAACACCAGACCTTCGAAGACGCCAAGGGCGCCATCGAGCAGCGTCTGAAGCCGGAACGCGCCCGTGAACTTGCGGATGAGATCAAGAAATCCGTCCCCGTCCAGATCGATGAGAGTTATTTCGCCACTCAGAATTAG
- a CDS encoding glycoside hydrolase family 31 protein → MLPLRSIGLALVLAAPAAGATWARNGNVVSRPAAGSKVEFEWIAPGSFRFSRCAGASCVERRPRPDEVAFTFEESPSGDAAFRTAYLVVTWRSGLVTVNAARGGESLLSELPREGALFRRRSPPDERLYGLGPRDSAPLDLRGQSIAATHPLLISSAGYAQYFSLPVSTRFHLGTTPPGVVRVDGPGPQLEYFFHYGPSPKEMLEDHLEIAGPIGPISKTHVTVLPERFLPRYVHRVPELTAAATIRYLAHAAMSGILVPAVPPGNLPSVIAELMPITTGLPAPGRAEFLPYLFTYLEEARDRAVPMFRPMALQYPKDPAAAAAIDQFMIGDEILVAGSERTYLPQGIWTDLSANTNHQGRQFVATKPGDRFAHNGTILPLAENGVIVLHYFPRLGAEFFISEPGEEEVTQVHAGPAGDLLRLQIESKVGRDYRWVVHNVSEPLRADPNMPFHYEPKRRELSIPMKAAAGSDRIVNVTLREPL, encoded by the coding sequence ATGTTGCCACTCCGATCGATCGGCCTCGCTCTTGTCCTCGCGGCCCCCGCCGCCGGCGCCACCTGGGCGCGAAACGGAAATGTGGTCTCCCGGCCCGCGGCAGGCTCGAAGGTCGAGTTCGAGTGGATCGCGCCCGGTTCGTTCCGCTTCTCCCGATGCGCCGGAGCTTCGTGCGTGGAGCGCCGGCCGCGGCCGGACGAAGTCGCGTTCACCTTTGAGGAGTCGCCCTCGGGCGACGCTGCCTTCCGCACCGCGTACCTGGTCGTCACGTGGCGATCCGGCCTCGTCACGGTCAACGCCGCGCGGGGCGGGGAATCGCTGCTCTCCGAACTTCCTCGCGAGGGAGCGCTCTTCCGCCGCCGCTCTCCGCCCGACGAGCGCCTTTACGGCCTCGGACCGCGCGACTCCGCTCCGCTCGACCTTCGCGGGCAAAGCATCGCCGCAACGCACCCGCTGCTGATCTCGAGCGCGGGCTATGCGCAATACTTCTCCCTGCCGGTGTCCACGCGATTCCACCTCGGAACGACCCCCCCCGGCGTCGTCCGCGTAGATGGTCCGGGACCGCAGCTCGAGTACTTCTTTCACTACGGCCCGTCCCCCAAGGAGATGCTCGAGGATCATCTCGAAATCGCCGGACCCATCGGCCCGATCTCGAAAACCCACGTCACGGTTCTTCCGGAACGCTTCCTCCCGCGCTACGTGCATCGCGTACCCGAGCTCACGGCGGCGGCCACCATCCGCTACCTCGCCCACGCCGCGATGTCCGGGATCCTGGTTCCCGCTGTTCCGCCGGGCAATCTGCCGTCGGTAATCGCGGAACTCATGCCCATCACCACCGGACTCCCCGCGCCCGGCCGCGCCGAGTTCCTCCCGTACCTTTTCACGTACCTCGAAGAAGCCCGCGATCGCGCCGTCCCCATGTTTCGCCCGATGGCGCTCCAATATCCCAAGGATCCCGCCGCGGCCGCCGCCATCGATCAGTTCATGATCGGGGACGAGATCCTGGTCGCCGGCTCCGAACGCACCTACCTGCCGCAAGGCATCTGGACCGATCTCTCCGCCAACACCAACCATCAAGGCCGCCAGTTTGTCGCAACCAAACCCGGTGATCGCTTCGCCCACAACGGCACCATTCTTCCCCTCGCCGAAAACGGCGTGATCGTTCTGCACTACTTCCCTCGCCTGGGCGCCGAGTTCTTTATTTCCGAACCCGGCGAAGAAGAGGTGACCCAGGTTCACGCCGGACCCGCTGGCGACCTGCTGCGGCTCCAGATCGAATCCAAGGTGGGGCGCGACTACCGCTGGGTGGTCCACAACGTCAGCGAGCCCCTCCGTGCTGACCCGAATATGCCGTTCCACTACGAACCGAAGCGCCGCGAGTTGTCGATCCCCATGAAAGCCGCTGCCGGGTCTGATCGGATCGTAAATGTAACGCTCCGCGAGCCGCTGTAA